ATGAAGGGTCTTGAGAAGACCACCAAGAAGGTGATTGCCAAGAATGCAACTTCTCTTAGGTCTAAGTCGAAGGACCGGAAATGCAGGCGGCTCTGAGCGTCATGTCGATCTTTAGTCGAGAACGAGCCAGGAAAAACGAAAGGACATGTACTATTATCTCATCACTTTGGACTTTGGACTTTGGTTTATACCTCTCTGGGCGTTTTATCCCCGTCATACTGAGGTGGAagaaagacagacagagCTTGAGCTGACAAGCTCTGTCAGCAGGCTCCTTGAAAGAAATGGAAGCTAGGGCCGAGAGGCCAGGGTCAACAAAGGACCCAAGTAAACTTGGAATGATAATGAACACGAAAATACGGTTTTGTTTTGGACAATATGTGCTGTTGCATTGTGAACTGGATATAAGCGAGAGTGATGGAACTAACAGCTGTGTACTTCGTTGTGTCAGGGCGCATCAAGTTGTAATCTAGTGTGGGACGTAGTATCATCACCTGCGTCGCGTGACAGATATTGGCCCAAGTGGTGACAGATTAGGCGCCATGTGCGCCAGGGGACCAGGGGCTATATCACGTTGAGCTACCCAACGCAAGGAGCACCAACTTCAATTGACTTGAGTACGCTGTACCAGGCTGCCACTTGCCTTAGATTAAAGTTTTGGTGGGTATTTTCGATTTGTTTCAGGGTCTGTGTTCCTTCTATTTCCCAGGAAGCATACGATGCTGTGTGCGGTGGTAATCCAGTGGCGAAGGCAAGGAGAAGTAAGGGCGTCAGCTGCTTGTTCTGTGACCTGATCAAATACATTGCGATCTTACATGGGTATATGACTCTCTGCGGCATTGGCCTCTTCTCTGCCATCGCCTGGAGCCTCGGCAGGATCACCGACACCACGATGTATCAATTTTGGGGCCCCGAACTACAGCGTTTGTGATCCGGGTAGGGTGGTCGAGCATCAAGGAGGATGTACATTCATTACCCTTTAGCGGGTGCGTAATGCCGCTGTCAAAGCCGTCCCGTTAAGAGGACGGAGACGGTTAAGCAGCACTCATATGGTCTGGCTCTTGAGTCCACTCATGCCTACAAGGTTGACAATGCTGTTGGGGTCGATGGAGCAAACCCTCAGTATCTAGGTAGATTAAACGTCCTTGAAGCAGGAGGTCCATGAAGACTTGTTCCACCTCTGTTTGCCCGCCCTAATTTTATGTTCTACGTTGTGTAAATACCCACCCTGCTGACGACAGAGCGGCTGGGCaaggcgggggaggggtaCGGGCTTTCTGGTCGCCCGCCTGTGTGTAGGTCCCGAGAGCAGTTCCCTTCCTCATTCAACTTCTGAGTCGTTCAAAGTACCTCTACTGAAGACGCCGCagatgaagaggatggagtGGACACAGCCGGGTGCTATAGGACATTGATGGAGCTTTATGTGACTCAGCATAGAAAAGTCGGCGGCAAAAGCCAAGTTCCAAACAACGAGCACAAATCGGGCTAATCTTATTTGATTACAGTGTAGCTAATATTACATGCATGcaagcctttttttttcgAACCGGCAAAAAGGGTGTCGAGATGGGGAATACTGTATCTCAACTCCCTGCCCCCCGGCGCGAGCCAAATTGTTGTACAGACTGCAGAAGTAGACCAAATGAGTGCATAGGGCTACTGTGTAAGGATATGGTTGTTGAAGTCCATGGCGCCGTCCATACTCATCATCATGCTGGGGTCGCCGGGAACCATGCCTCCTCCGTtctggacgaggccgccgggggcggcgagTGACAGCAGGCCACGGCCCAGTTCGCCGACGGGGTGCAGCGGGAGAACCGATGCCTCCATGCTGTTACCATCGAAGATGACCATATTCTGGATGGGCTGCTGGGTCTGGCCGAGGACGTTGATGACATCCTGCGCcagctggccgccgaggatggcggTGATGGGGGCCATCTCACTGCCGATGTTCTGTAGGAAGCTACGCAGAACCTCGGAGCGAAGAGTCTCGGACGGAAGGCCCAGCTGGGCGTGCTTGGCCGTGGCGAGCTTCGTGAACAGCCCGAGGTCCTCCTTGGTGTGGCTAGGGAGCCGGCCGCTGTTGAGGACTTGGAAATCCCATAGTGCCCGTAGGCAGGAGATGACGGGGCTGACCGCCTTCTTTCTCCTCGCGCTCTTTGCGTACTCCTCGGGCAGGGTAGCACCGTCACTGGCGAGATACCATGTCGAGTAGAGCTCACGCTTCGTCACCACCTCGATCGTCTTGCCGCCCTCCTTTTTtgtgttgacggcgacgacgctcCGGGTTCTCGTCTCGGGCGCCAGCTTTGTCGCGACATTGCCGAGGTCTCTCTCGATGACGTAGTCGTGCTCGATCAGGTCGGAAAAAATGAAGCCGTACATGCCATGCGTGCCGGCGGCGTAAAACGATCTCTGGTGCAGGCGGGTGGCggtgttgatgatgttgaGGGAGTCGGGGTCCAGGtcggtggcgatgacgatgtcgaAGGCAGAGAAGTAGCTCGTGCCCTTGGACTTGATtccctcggcatcgacgtgCACCTGCACACGGGGGTTGAGTTTCTGaatggcggcggctgcggcttgTGCGCGGTTTTGACCGACGTGGTTCTCCTCTTCAGAGAGGAAGAACTGCGAGCCCAGGTCCGATTCCGAGacggcagcgccgtcgaggatggTCAGGGATCCGATaccggcgaggacgaggttcTTGGCAATTTCGTTCGCGAGTGCCTTCATGGTGATGAGGAGGATGTTTGCGTTGCGGATCTTCTCCTGGGCCTTCATGCCCCAAAGGCGGATCTGACGGTCATAGAGCGCAATCTCATCTAAGAAGGGTCAGCTACATCTCACATACCCGTCTTTGCGAAGTGATGCATACCTGCGCTTATGGCCGGAGCAGCGGCAACAGGAAGACCTTGAAGAACGCCGCTTTGGTCATACACTTGTGCACCTTGTTGTTGTAAAAGCTCCGGCATGAACATCTGGGCCGCCTGGAACATTCCCGGAAGCATGTTGGGGGGCAGATCTCCAGTGGGCATGCCTCCGGGGATGACCTCCTGTAGGGCTTCAGGAAGCACCTGGTTCATGGGCGCGGCTTGCATGCTGGGTCCGAAGCCGTTGGAGGTATCGGGTAGAGGATGGTGAGGGACGACGGTTTCCGGCGCTGTGGCAGGGGTGTTGTCGCTGGGTGCGGCAGTCTCCTGCGCCGGATTCTCCTGATGTTGTGTTTGCTCCTCCATCGTTGGTGAATAAGACGGGGGCTGTGCCGAGAGCCCAGGGAACTGTGATACAGGTGGGAAAAGATGACTCTGACTTGGTTTGTGAGTAGATGTGGCCAATGCAGGCCAGTGAGGCAATGCGCGCCAGGTTGTAGCCTCGCGAGACGTGTGAGCCCAAAGGTATAGCAGGTGAGTGAATGAAAGGTGAGAGACCGCGTCGAGTGAGACTGGGTTGTTTGTGCCGTAAGAAGTAAGAATCGTAAGGGTATCGTAGTGTTTGGCTTGTTGAACGATGGAAGTCACAAGCCCGTAGATGAAGTCGTCAGTACAAGAAGCTCGCCTGCGCTAGGGAATTGATGTCGGTATATGGTTATGGCTTGACCTGACCTCCCCAAAACAAGGCTGAAGGTTTGATGGGGGTTCACTTGAGGTCAAGGCTACATAGGTAAGCTTGGCTGAGATACACTAGCTTCCATTTGCCAAACAGAAATTGTTAACGTGCCAGACAGGCACCTTCCCGCGTTTCCCAACGCAAGCATTGCAAGAGCACGGACGACGCGCTAGAGCCGCGCTAAAGTGATACTGCGTACGGGGCGTGGCTGCTCACACAACGCTCAGGTATCTTTTAACAATTCCTGGCAAAAACACCTTGCCCCCTTCCATCGCTAACTCTTTACAGGCACGAAACCCCGCGTTGGACAGGACCAGGGGCTCTGTTTAGCGGGCGCATCAGGGCGATCCCAGCGCTGCTTGCCACTGCTAACTTCTCCGACTACTGCTACTTCCACTGCAACTGGCCGCGTGCCCATTCGCTCGCCTCTTGCTCTTGTTCGTCATCTGTAGAACTGAAGGCTGGAACCCGAACAGCACTCCAAACCCGACTTCCAACCAACCAACTTCCGTCATCCACCGGCCTGCTGACGACACACCTTCGACCCGCGACGACGGTCGTTCGTTCGTGCCAGTATCGCATGGCTCTTTGACCTGCCGTTGGTGGTCACTCTCGCCTCTGCGCCCTCTCGACAAAGCCAGAGCTTCAAATTCGTTTGTGACACCCGACAACTGATGACCGATCACATCCTGGTCACCCACAGGCCGCCCACCAGCCGCGACATCGTTGTGAGTGTGCCCTTGACGCCATCCGTTAGCAGTTGAGTCCTCTCTTCTGCAGACCTTGGCGCTACTCACTGCCAAACGAATACCTTGCCACGTTGTTGCGGTATTTCTTCCGATATTCTGACCGGTCTACCAGCTCTTAAGCCCCATTGATCGGCACCCGGCATCTCGCTCCCTGGCCTACACATTGCATTGTTTGCATGCCCACACAACCCCTCCGAACTGACCGTCCCCCGAATCCACAAACCCCCCAAAAACCGCGGCCAATCCTCCCGCCGCTTCTCTCCCGCTGGCGTTTACGGGCAGCATACTGGGAGAGTCGAACTCAAAAAGCTGCTATCCCCCAGCTCGCGCCCGTCTCGCAGGGTTTctcaccgccgacgaagcATGTCGTCACAGCGGCCAGGCCCGAGCCGGAATTCCCAAAGGCGCGaaaacgacgacgactaccCGCCCTTACCACCGCATCGCAGACTCTCCTTGCCGCCACCTCTTCCCTCGGATCATGCGACACACCCTCCACAATCACGCCGACATCCCTGGGAACCCGAGGCCCACACGTCCCAAGACCAGACCGAATCATATCTCCACCTCAGGCGGCATATGGCAGATATAAACTTCCAGGCCGAATACGACGAGCTAGTGGGAAACAGCTTGAGTGGCTTCACGGCTTTCATGTCCGCTGCGCATGATGATTTTGGTTTCTCTCGAGATAGCATCCAGAACCGGAGTCAGGAATCCAATATACTCGACACACTACAGAACGATCAGCGAGACGGCGGTAGTCGACGACAACCCCTCCAATTGCCACCCGTCTTCGGTTACACGACCGTTCGATCACTAAGTGGCCGTCAGCGACCCGACGGCACGGAAGACGACGTAGAGGCTGTCCGAGCCCTGTGGAATCGCAGAGCTCAATACAGCTCGTCGCCATTTTCGCCACCCAGGATGCCTCCCAACTTATCGCCGCCCAACCTATCCCCACTCCCTCCCTCAGAAGAGCCCCCTGAGGAGAACCGGAGagtgaagaggaggaagctgGACTCGGAGCGTGCTTCCCAGAGCTTCAGAGGATTTCGGTATGGGCGATACGGGCAAGTTGAGCCCGGCCAGCTCAAGATGGAAATTCTAAGTTGTGACGGAGGACTATACGAAAACGCCTCCCTGCATGCCTATGGAAACATTCTGAAGGACGACAAGACTGTGTATTGCACACAATCAAACCGTTGCAACATCATTTTGCAGCATCAGGGCGCAACGGTGTTTACATTGAAGGAGCTCGTGATCAAAGCGCCTTCATCAAACTACTCGTCGC
The genomic region above belongs to Colletotrichum higginsianum IMI 349063 chromosome 2, whole genome shotgun sequence and contains:
- a CDS encoding ThiF family protein, which gives rise to MEEQTQHQENPAQETAAPSDNTPATAPETVVPHHPLPDTSNGFGPSMQAAPMNQVLPEALQEVIPGGMPTGDLPPNMLPGMFQAAQMFMPELLQQQGAQVYDQSGVLQGLPVAAAPAISADEIALYDRQIRLWGMKAQEKIRNANILLITMKALANEIAKNLVLAGIGSLTILDGAAVSESDLGSQFFLSEEENHVGQNRAQAAAAAIQKLNPRVQVHVDAEGIKSKGTSYFSAFDIVIATDLDPDSLNIINTATRLHQRSFYAAGTHGMYGFIFSDLIEHDYVIERDLGNVATKLAPETRTRSVVAVNTKKEGGKTIEVVTKRELYSTWYLASDGATLPEEYAKSARRKKAVSPVISCLRALWDFQVLNSGRLPSHTKEDLGLFTKLATAKHAQLGLPSETLRSEVLRSFLQNIGSEMAPITAILGGQLAQDVINVLGQTQQPIQNMVIFDGNSMEASVLPLHPVGELGRGLLSLAAPGGLVQNGGGMVPGDPSMMMSMDGAMDFNNHILTQ